The genomic DNA AAAAAGGACGGGTGAACCCTTTGCGGAGCGGCTGGGACGCATGTGGGAATCTCTCGGCGTGGAGCCGGCGAAGTGGGGCTTTTGGTCGGCCTGGGTCATGAAGTTTGGGAAGTTCATCGCTCCCAGGAAGTATTACCAAGCTACCCTAGCCGATGTCGAGGGGAATGGGTTGTTGTTGGCAATAGCCAAAAGCTTAAATTTGAAACCTCCCCGTGAGGGCGTTGCCCAACGGGGCCTTCGGGAAACTTGAATGGGGATGGAGAGAACGAGAGGGAATGGGGGGCAGTGGACGGACGACAGATGACGGTGGTCGGAAAGCTAACGGATGACGGCTGATAGCTGAAGGCAAAGGCAAACGGGGAAAGGATTCCCCGTCTACAAAGGGGGCTTTTTTTCTAGATTTCGGATTGCTGATTTGAAAATAGCAAACAGGCGATCCGTAGAGGGAACGATCAACCCCAGACGGTGCGGTCGAGGGAGCGGTATTGCACGGCTTCGGAGACGTGGTCGTCGCTGATGGCGTCGGCGCCGGCCAGGTCGGCGATCGTCCGCGATACTTTGAGGATGCGGTCGTAGGCGCGGGCACTGAGTTTGAGATCGCCCATGGCGTATTTGAGCAGGGCGGCGGCGGATTCGCCGAGGGCGCAGTGGGCTTTGATGTCCTTGGGGCCCATCTGGGCGTTGCACCAAAGGCCTTTGCGCTGGGCGAAGCGCCGGCGCTGGATCTGGCGCGCGGCCTCGACCCGGGCCCGGATGGACGCGGAGGGCTCGCCGGTGGGGGCTTTGAGGAGTTGTTCGTGTTTGACCGTGCCAACCTCGACGTGCAGGTCGATGCGGTC from Candidatus Methylacidiphilales bacterium includes the following:
- a CDS encoding ATP-binding protein — encoded protein: MSVFDSSANPSPGEVSLAHNGVLFLDELPEFKRSALEVLRQPLEDGSVTISRAAGTLTFPSRMMLVAAMNPTPTGHFEDVQRGKTNATAVQRYLNRISGPLLDRIDLHVEVGTVKHEQLLKAPTGEPSASIRARVEAARQIQRRRFAQRKGLWCNAQMGPKDIKAHCALGESAAALLKYAMGDLKLSARAYDRILKVSRTIADLAGADAISDDHVSEAVQYRSLDRTVWG